The DNA region GCTGACCCTGCCCAGCGACGCGCCGCCCGGCCCCTATGTGGCGCAGATCTATGCCTTCAAGAACGGTGAGCTGGTGGCACGGCAGACGCAGGGCTTTGCGGTCCGCAAGATCGGCTTTGAGCGGTTTCTCGCGATTTCCGCGGCCCAGCAGCCCTTCGTCTATGGCCTTTTCACCGTCCTGCTCGCGCTGTTTACCGGCTGGCTGGGCGGCGTGCTCTTCAAGCGCTAACCGGCGACCAGCCGCTTGGGGCTGACCGGATAGGTGCGGCCCTTGCCCAGCATGGTGACCTCAAGGCCCGCCCAGTTAAAAAGCCCGGTGAATGCCGGGGACATGATGTTGATCGACCCTGCCGAGGCGCCATAGGCGGGCAGGATCATCAGCCGGTTGTCGTGCACGAAACAGGGGCGCCGGCTGGTGCGACCCTCCATATGAACCCGCGCTGCGGGGTGGAGGTGCCCGGCCATCAGCCCAATGGTACCCCGTCGCGGTTCATGCGTCAGGGTCAGCCCGGCGAGTTCCACTTCCGCCCGGCACTGGCCACCCAGGGCATGCGGACGCGGATCATGATTGCCTGAGAGCCAGAGCCATTCGCACAGGTCGGTCAACAGATCGATGCGCGCCCGATCGGTTTCGATCAGCGTCGTCGTGCCCTCGTCGCGATGAAAACTGTCGCCGAGCGCCACCACTCGTTGCGCGCCGGTGCGGCGCATATCCGCTTCCAGCCGCGCCAGCGTCAACCCGGTATCATAGGGCGGCAGCATATGCCCCTTGCGGGCAAAGCTGCTCATCTTTTCCAAGTGGAGATCGGCGACCAGCAGCGTCTCCTGGCTGTGCCAATAGAGGCCACCAGACGGCAGGGGTTCGAAATTGTGGCCGGCAAAGCGCAGGAGCGGGGTCTCCCTGATCTCGGCTCGATATAGGATCTGGCTCAACTGCGGCCCAGGGCCTCGCGCATCAATTCGTCGGCAGCTTCCGCCATAGCTGATTCGCGGCCTTCCCCGTAGATCGGCTCACGACCGATATCGAGCATCACCGGCACGGCGAGGGGCGAGATCCGCTCCAGGGGCTTGTGCACGATATGGGAGCGGATGCGCCGCAGCATGTCGCCCAATCGCCCGATATCAAGCAGCCCGCGCGCTGCGTCGCGCCGCGTCGCCTGGATGAGGATATGGTCGGGTTCGTGCTGGTAGAGCACATCGTAGATCAGGTCCGAGCTCATGGTGATCTGCCGGCCGGTCTTTTCCTTGCCCGGATGGCGACGCTCGATCAGCCCGGCGATGATCGCGCAATTGCGGAAAGTGCGCTTCATCAGCGCGGATTCATCCAACCAGTCCTCGAGGTCGTCGCCCAGCATGTCCTCGGAAAAAAGATCGTCGAGCGACAGCCGGTCGGTGCGGATCAGCGCCGAGAGGTCACCCAGCCCCCAGACGGCCAGCGCATATTCGGACGCTACGAAGCCCAGCGGCCGCGCCCGGGCCCGCTCTAGCCGCCGCGTCAACAGCATGCCCAGCGTCTGGTGCGCCAAGCGGCCCTCGAAGGGATAGCAGACCATGTAGTTCTGCGTGCCGCGCGGAAAGGTCTCGACCAAAAGACTATCGCGCTGCGGCACCACC from Devosia sp. RR2S18 includes:
- the pdeM gene encoding ligase-associated DNA damage response endonuclease PdeM: MSQILYRAEIRETPLLRFAGHNFEPLPSGGLYWHSQETLLVADLHLEKMSSFARKGHMLPPYDTGLTLARLEADMRRTGAQRVVALGDSFHRDEGTTTLIETDRARIDLLTDLCEWLWLSGNHDPRPHALGGQCRAEVELAGLTLTHEPRRGTIGLMAGHLHPAARVHMEGRTSRRPCFVHDNRLMILPAYGASAGSINIMSPAFTGLFNWAGLEVTMLGKGRTYPVSPKRLVAG